The following are encoded in a window of Methylicorpusculum oleiharenae genomic DNA:
- the rdgB gene encoding RdgB/HAM1 family non-canonical purine NTP pyrophosphatase — protein sequence MIVSRSQPIVLASSNPGKIREIQAILEGHPILPQSQFKVVEAEETGSTFVENAILKARNAAHYAQLPAIADDSGLVVDALDGAPGVISARYAGREASDQDNLNKLLSELEGIPANQRTARFICIMVFMRHTMDPCPVIAQGVWEGLIMTQTQGENGFGYDPVFWVPEFSCASAQLSPELKNSVSHRGQALRTLIAALGSAKNA from the coding sequence ATGATAGTAAGCCGTTCTCAACCGATTGTTTTGGCCAGCAGCAATCCCGGAAAAATCCGGGAAATCCAGGCGATACTGGAGGGTCATCCCATTTTGCCCCAATCACAATTCAAGGTCGTTGAAGCAGAGGAAACCGGCAGCACTTTCGTTGAAAATGCCATATTAAAAGCCCGTAATGCAGCACATTATGCGCAACTTCCCGCCATTGCCGATGACTCAGGGTTAGTAGTCGATGCATTGGACGGCGCACCCGGGGTCATTTCAGCCCGCTATGCTGGAAGGGAAGCAAGCGATCAAGACAACCTGAACAAATTATTGTCTGAACTGGAAGGTATCCCGGCAAACCAGCGCACCGCCCGATTTATTTGCATTATGGTTTTCATGAGGCACACAATGGATCCCTGCCCGGTCATTGCTCAAGGTGTCTGGGAAGGACTGATCATGACGCAGACACAAGGTGAGAACGGTTTTGGCTATGATCCCGTATTCTGGGTGCCGGAATTTTCTTGCGCCTCAGCGCAATTGTCTCCCGAACTGAAAAACAGTGTCAGCCACAGAGGCCAAGCCTTACGGACATTGATAGCCGCGCTCGGTTCTGCAAAAAACGCTTAA
- a CDS encoding YicC/YloC family endoribonuclease → MTAFAGSETEVNNLIISCELRSVNHRYCEMSFKLPERLRPLETDLRGVLSNGIKRGKVECGLICKKQTHSIQELNIDMQAVASLLSVTSKIEGLMQSARPFSALEVLVFPGIQQESEADINQLKTEISELVHSALMQLLAVREREGAQLSLMIEERCSRIKELISAVHVRMPQVLLNLREKINKRIAELVAEPDFERFEQEFVFLTQKLDVEEELDRLETHVTEVFRVLDQQEPVGRRLDFLMQEMNREANTLGSKSGDKEITNISIELKVLIEQMREQVQNIE, encoded by the coding sequence ATGACCGCATTTGCAGGTAGTGAGACAGAAGTCAATAACCTCATTATTAGTTGCGAATTAAGATCTGTGAATCACCGCTATTGTGAAATGTCCTTTAAGTTGCCTGAGCGACTGCGACCATTGGAAACAGATTTACGTGGAGTCCTCTCCAACGGTATAAAAAGAGGTAAAGTCGAATGCGGATTGATTTGTAAAAAGCAGACTCATTCCATACAAGAGCTTAATATAGATATGCAGGCAGTGGCGTCACTTTTGTCTGTAACGTCAAAAATTGAAGGCTTAATGCAATCAGCCCGGCCTTTTTCTGCTTTGGAAGTGCTGGTCTTTCCCGGTATCCAACAAGAGTCTGAAGCTGACATAAATCAGCTTAAAACCGAAATTTCTGAATTGGTTCATAGCGCATTAATGCAATTATTGGCGGTTCGAGAAAGAGAGGGCGCGCAGTTAAGCTTGATGATTGAAGAGCGATGTTCCAGGATCAAAGAATTGATTTCAGCAGTACATGTACGCATGCCGCAAGTGCTGCTTAATTTGCGCGAAAAAATAAATAAAAGAATTGCAGAGCTGGTGGCGGAGCCTGATTTTGAAAGGTTTGAGCAAGAGTTTGTTTTTTTGACTCAAAAACTCGATGTCGAAGAGGAATTAGACCGGCTTGAAACCCATGTAACTGAAGTGTTTCGCGTGCTTGATCAGCAAGAGCCGGTAGGGCGCCGACTTGATTTTTTAATGCAGGAAATGAACCGGGAAGCCAATACTCTAGGTTCAAAATCAGGTGATAAAGAGATCACCAATATTTCAATTGAATTAAAAGTATTGATAGAGCAGATGCGCGAGCAGGTCCAGAATATAGAGTAA
- the rph gene encoding ribonuclease PH — MRPSGRNPDQLREIKFTCGFTRHAEGSVLVEFGDTRVLCTASVDKFVPRFIKGKGEGWITAEYGMLPRSTHERMGREASRGKQGGRTMEIQRLIGRSLRAAIDLKALGEHTITIDCDVLQADGGTRTASITGGFVALSLAINQMMAKKLIKSNPIHGQIASVSVGIYQGVPVLDLDYAEDSQAETDMNVVMNDAAAFIEVQGTAEGHAFRKDEMDAMLELANMGINRLLEKQRAAIESYK, encoded by the coding sequence ATGAGACCCAGCGGAAGAAACCCGGATCAACTGAGAGAGATTAAATTTACCTGCGGCTTTACACGGCATGCAGAAGGCTCGGTTCTGGTTGAATTTGGTGACACCCGAGTGTTGTGTACCGCTAGCGTAGACAAGTTTGTCCCCCGCTTTATAAAAGGTAAAGGGGAAGGCTGGATAACTGCTGAGTATGGCATGTTACCCCGCTCCACACATGAACGCATGGGACGGGAAGCCAGTCGCGGCAAACAAGGTGGCCGCACAATGGAAATTCAACGTTTGATTGGCCGTTCGTTACGCGCAGCAATTGATCTGAAAGCATTGGGCGAACACACTATCACAATTGACTGTGATGTCCTGCAAGCCGACGGTGGGACCCGCACCGCGTCGATTACCGGGGGCTTTGTTGCCTTATCCTTGGCAATCAACCAAATGATGGCCAAAAAATTAATCAAGTCCAACCCCATCCATGGACAAATTGCCTCTGTGTCGGTTGGTATTTATCAGGGCGTTCCAGTATTGGATCTGGATTATGCCGAAGACAGCCAAGCCGAAACAGATATGAATGTCGTTATGAACGATGCAGCGGCTTTTATCGAAGTTCAGGGCACCGCAGAAGGTCATGCTTTCCGTAAAGATGAAATGGATGCCATGCTGGAATTAGCCAACATGGGCATTAATCGATTATTAGAAAAACAACGCGCAGCAATAGAATCCTATAAATGA
- a CDS encoding serine/threonine protein kinase gives MTDFYDPSTYPKQWNYLQPGTIIDDYIIERELAHGGFSSVYLARQRIDQIQVAIKEYLPRKLAHRTWNNHVVAHSDENRDLFMRGRSLFFEEAKALATLKHPNIVDVINFFQENSTVYMVMTYDYGFSLDKILKDRLITITHAFLVKVFTALMSGIGLIHEQHLLHLDIKPANILIRPDNDPLLLDFGAIQSFPNSIKNKNSKILTKGFSPIEQYNTASQLGPWTDIYAIGASIRACLDLKASPPAPERNKKDTLSPAVKAHKKKFPMPFLEAIDWAMEIQPKDRPQSINEFLNAFNS, from the coding sequence ATGACTGATTTTTACGATCCTTCCACCTACCCCAAACAGTGGAACTATCTCCAACCCGGCACCATTATAGACGACTATATAATAGAGCGGGAACTTGCGCATGGTGGATTTAGTTCGGTCTATCTTGCACGGCAACGAATTGATCAGATCCAGGTGGCCATTAAGGAATATTTACCTAGAAAACTGGCCCACCGGACCTGGAACAACCATGTTGTAGCTCACAGTGATGAAAACAGGGATTTATTCATGCGTGGAAGATCGCTTTTCTTTGAAGAGGCGAAAGCACTTGCCACATTAAAACACCCCAATATTGTCGATGTAATCAATTTCTTTCAAGAAAACTCGACCGTCTATATGGTAATGACTTACGACTATGGCTTCTCGTTAGATAAAATTTTAAAAGATCGGCTGATTACAATAACCCACGCCTTTCTTGTTAAAGTTTTTACAGCACTGATGTCCGGAATCGGTCTTATTCATGAGCAACATCTGCTTCATCTGGATATCAAGCCCGCCAACATCCTTATTCGCCCCGATAATGATCCTCTTTTATTGGATTTTGGTGCTATACAAAGTTTCCCGAATTCTATAAAAAATAAAAACAGTAAAATTCTAACAAAAGGTTTTTCTCCAATTGAACAATATAATACCGCCAGTCAATTGGGACCCTGGACGGATATTTATGCGATAGGTGCAAGCATCAGAGCCTGCCTTGACCTTAAGGCGTCGCCACCGGCTCCGGAAAGAAATAAAAAAGATACGCTATCACCTGCTGTTAAAGCGCATAAAAAAAAGTTTCCCATGCCCTTTCTCGAAGCCATCGACTGGGCAATGGAAATTCAACCAAAAGATCGCCCGCAGTCTATCAATGAGTTCTTAAATGCATTTAATTCATAA
- the gmk gene encoding guanylate kinase: MENGKLYIISAPSGAGKTSLVRCLVKDVERLSVSVSHTTRSMRPGEIDGEDYYFVSMDDFQNEIRQDAFLEYAKVFDHFYGTALQTVDELLHQNIDVILEIDWQGAQQIRQKRSGVISIFILPPSIQILEQRLRNRGQDSESTIARRMDDAVTEISHYEEFDYLIVNDVFEESLQALKCIIFANRHDKERQMSKLAPLLSSLLGRSQHS; the protein is encoded by the coding sequence ATGGAAAATGGAAAACTTTATATCATTTCGGCTCCATCAGGGGCAGGAAAAACAAGCTTGGTCAGGTGTCTAGTAAAAGATGTGGAGCGCTTATCGGTTTCTGTATCGCACACTACACGATCCATGCGGCCTGGTGAAATTGATGGCGAGGATTATTATTTTGTCTCAATGGATGATTTTCAAAACGAAATTAGGCAAGATGCTTTTTTAGAGTATGCCAAGGTTTTTGATCATTTTTATGGGACGGCGCTGCAAACTGTCGACGAGCTTTTGCATCAAAATATTGATGTTATTCTGGAGATAGATTGGCAAGGCGCCCAGCAAATTCGTCAAAAACGTTCAGGGGTTATTTCTATCTTTATTTTGCCTCCCTCCATACAGATTTTGGAGCAGAGACTAAGAAATAGAGGTCAGGACAGTGAGTCAACAATTGCGAGAAGAATGGATGATGCCGTAACTGAAATAAGTCATTACGAAGAGTTTGATTATTTAATCGTAAACGATGTCTTTGAGGAATCATTGCAAGCCCTGAAGTGCATCATTTTTGCTAATCGTCATGATAAGGAGAGGCAGATGAGTAAGTTGGCTCCATTGCTCTCTTCATTATTAGGTCGTTCGCAGCATTCCTAA
- a CDS encoding phosphotransferase enzyme family protein: MPSLLDIASQFTDSAQIAGINPLGEGLINDTYLVTTFTGGWVLQRINPVVFPEPKLVIRNLAVLNRHIAETEQNTLKLQIPGIIQTQSGEYCVNDQQGDTWRAITYIPNTISLETVESPEQARQTGFALGHFHRLLNRLNPKDLNDTLPGFHIAPEYLSRYRQVLSQTNTLHDSADSRFCLDFIDQHEELTIVLEKAKQQGLLKLRAIHGDPKFNNFLFDKNTREITSLIDLDTVKPGLLHYDIGDCVRSLCQLPTGQFNLEICEALLTGYLEETRSFLTEDDYAYLYPAIQLIPFELGLRFFTDFLEDNRYFKVTTPHQNRSRAIVQFQLCESISKQEAEIKRLIERLYNRAM, from the coding sequence ATGCCGTCTTTACTCGATATTGCCTCTCAGTTTACAGATTCAGCTCAGATTGCCGGCATCAATCCTCTGGGCGAAGGCCTGATTAATGACACTTATCTGGTCACCACATTTACTGGCGGATGGGTGTTACAAAGAATCAATCCTGTGGTTTTTCCTGAGCCCAAGCTGGTTATTCGTAATTTGGCTGTACTTAACCGTCATATCGCCGAAACAGAGCAAAACACGCTAAAACTACAAATTCCAGGTATCATTCAAACGCAATCAGGAGAATATTGCGTTAATGATCAACAGGGCGATACCTGGCGTGCAATCACGTATATTCCAAACACGATCAGCCTTGAGACGGTGGAAAGTCCGGAACAGGCAAGGCAAACCGGATTTGCACTGGGCCATTTTCATCGCTTGCTGAATAGACTGAATCCAAAAGACCTTAACGACACGCTGCCCGGCTTTCATATCGCGCCAGAATACCTGTCCCGTTACCGTCAAGTACTCAGCCAGACGAACACCTTGCATGACTCCGCTGACAGCCGCTTTTGCCTTGATTTTATTGATCAACATGAAGAACTTACGATTGTTTTGGAAAAGGCAAAACAACAAGGGCTTTTAAAATTACGGGCTATTCATGGCGACCCCAAGTTTAATAACTTTTTGTTTGACAAGAACACCCGCGAAATTACTAGCCTGATCGATCTGGATACCGTTAAACCGGGTTTATTACATTACGACATCGGCGATTGCGTTCGATCACTTTGCCAATTGCCGACGGGCCAATTTAACCTCGAAATTTGTGAAGCGTTATTGACCGGTTATCTGGAGGAAACAAGATCCTTTTTGACTGAAGATGATTACGCCTATCTTTATCCTGCCATCCAATTGATTCCATTCGAATTGGGACTGCGTTTTTTCACGGACTTTCTGGAAGACAACCGGTATTTTAAAGTGACGACACCGCATCAAAACCGGAGCCGGGCCATTGTGCAATTTCAACTGTGCGAAAGCATAAGCAAACAGGAAGCCGAAATAAAACGCTTGATTGAACGCCTTTACAACCGGGCCATGTAG
- a CDS encoding RNA recognition motif domain-containing protein has protein sequence MLVLLKRIPSDTSKYEISSFFGSALKGGFFAKRGYIHDIKIMMIKKNHKNTAFEFYGLVRVEPEPVGQRAIKQLNGKQINGKNIAVIEFYSRNWHNDPRLRRNHINLPFQDRRRNERRKHKFIIVEETTVDSHTNWDNITNRLF, from the coding sequence ATGCTTGTATTGCTGAAAAGAATTCCATCTGATACCAGTAAATATGAGATTTCTTCTTTTTTTGGATCCGCATTAAAAGGAGGTTTCTTTGCTAAGCGAGGATACATTCATGATATAAAAATTATGATGATAAAGAAGAATCATAAAAATACGGCTTTTGAATTTTACGGACTGGTCAGAGTAGAACCCGAACCCGTTGGTCAACGCGCAATCAAGCAACTTAACGGCAAACAGATAAATGGTAAAAATATTGCAGTTATAGAATTTTACTCAAGAAATTGGCACAACGACCCGAGATTAAGACGTAACCACATCAATCTTCCGTTTCAAGACAGGAGAAGAAACGAACGGAGAAAACATAAATTTATTATTGTTGAAGAAACCACTGTTGATAGTCACACTAACTGGGACAATATAACAAATCGTCTTTTTTAG